One Ricinus communis isolate WT05 ecotype wild-type chromosome 2, ASM1957865v1, whole genome shotgun sequence DNA segment encodes these proteins:
- the LOC125369316 gene encoding uncharacterized protein LOC125369316: protein MTAPIKGRARYRNKKDDLSTNILRVFDPKINSSYVLPSWEGSVSDSQILGDALHRRHDIFEAPGYDNKIIENWDDIVILCGSDRATRDGAKNFEDTAEAMNQEGNEVQSNIKLEE, encoded by the exons ATGACTGCTCCAATTAAAGGTCGAGCTAGGTATCGAAATAAGAAAGATGACTTAAGTACTAACATTCTTAGAGTTTTtgatccaaaaataaattcttctTATGTCTTACCTAGTTGGGAGGGATCTGTTTCAGATTCTCAAATTCTTGGTGATGCTCTTCATAGACGTCATG acATTTTTGAAGCACCTGGCTATGACAACAAAATAATAGAGAATTGGGATGATATTGTCATATTATGCGGGAGTGACAGAGCCACTAGAGATGGTGCAAAAAACTTTGAAGATACTGCTGAAGCAATGAATCAAGAAGGGAACGAAGTGcagtctaatattaaattggaAGAGTAA